In Gossypium hirsutum isolate 1008001.06 chromosome D06, Gossypium_hirsutum_v2.1, whole genome shotgun sequence, one genomic interval encodes:
- the LOC107901134 gene encoding uncharacterized protein yields the protein MASKLQQLQSKACQASKFVAKNGTAYYKQLLEQNKQYIQEPPTVEKCNELSKQLFYTRLASIPGRNEAFWKELDYVKNLWKNRQELKVEDAGIAALFGLECFAWFCAGEIVGRGFTFTGYYP from the exons ATGGCGTCAAAATTGCAGCAGTTGCAATCTAAGGCGTGTCAAGCGTCGAAGTTTGTGGCAAAGAACGGAACTGCTTACTACAAGCAATTGTTGGAGCAGAATAAGCAATATATTCAGGAGCCACCAACAGTGGAGAAGTGCAATGAGCTGTCTAAGCAGCTGTTTTATACTCGACTTGCCAG TATCCCTGGCCGTAACGAGGCATTCTGGAAGGAGCTTGATTATGTCAAGAATCTGTGGAAGAATAGGCAAGAACTGAAGGTTGAAGATGCTGGTATTGCTGCATTGTTTGGACTGGAATGCTTTGCATGGTTTTGTGCTGGTGAGATAGTGGGAAGGGGTTTTACTTTTACTGGTTACTATCCCTAA